Part of the Chloroflexota bacterium genome, CGCACCGCGGATTTTGGCGCGGAAGTCTTCCGTTTGAGGTTCAGCAGACACTGTGGATGAGTTTGAACTGTGTGTTCGCTCCATCACTAAAGAGCAGAATCCTCGAGCGCTTCCGGTGTGCGGTGCGTGCGGATGTACTCAAGGCTGCGGCGGTACTGGTCTTCCGTGATGAGCTGCTTGGACATGTAGAGGTTGAGCATGACTTCAAGGCGCAGGATGGGGTAGAGATTGTAGCCGTGTCGCTTGAGCCGCGCTTCGCCGCCTTGATCGCGGTCGACGAGGACGATGGCATCGCGCACGACAAGCCCGGCTTCTTCCAAGACCGCGGCGGTCTCCAGAATACTGCCGCCGGACGTAATCAGGTCGTCAATGATGAGTACGGTCTCGCCAGCGTCATAGCGCCCTTCAATCCGGTGCTGCCCGCTCTCGCTGCGCGCGTAGATCATGGGAATATTCGTGGCCAGAGAGAAGGCGGTAGCCAAGTGCAGTCCGCCGAAAGGGACACCCGCCACGAGGGTGAAGGGATGGATCTTGGGATGCCGCATGGCTTGGCCGGAGCTTG contains:
- a CDS encoding phosphoribosyltransferase family protein, with protein sequence MEQPVSNLWLAEEIFNLGGVRFGDYTLGRTTVHSPIYIDPRVLVSNPHSLRAAAQLIAQETSSGQAMRHPKIHPFTLVAGVPFGGLHLATAFSLATNIPMIYARSESGQHRIEGRYDAGETVLIIDDLITSGGSILETAAVLEEAGLVVRDAIVLVDRDQGGEARLKRHGYNLYPILRLEVMLNLYMSKQLITEDQYRRSLEYIRTHRTPEALEDSAL